The region GTAGCCCAGTGAGATATAGTTCCCGAAAGTTTCAGCCGATCCAGAGGCCCTCCAGCCGGACCTGAAGGCCATCCGGCGTGCGGTTGAGGTAGTTCACCAGTCCGCTGTGCCGCCACTGCAGCATGCAGCGGCGCGGCTGAAAGAAATAGCGCATGCCGATCCTCACCTCGCAGCGCGCCTGACTGATCAGGCCCTCGTAGCCCTCGGCGCTGTAGTAGCCGAGGTCCTTGCACCCCTGCTGGCGCGGCTGCAGGGGACCGGTGACGCACCAGAGGATCACGCCGGTGCGCGTGTCCACGTTCAGCGCCACCCCGCAGTGCGTGACCGGGCAGCCGCAGGACATCCCCAGCGGCCGGCCGATCAGCAAATCACCCTCCCGTATCTCCAGCTCGCGTGTCAGCATCGGATTGTGCGGCAGGATTATCTCCCGCGGCCCCGGATCCTCGGGGAAATGCTCCAGGTAAAAATCGAACTCCCGGCCCAGGCTGTCCCGCCAGGGTTGAGCTGTTTCCGTGGACTGCCCGGAGCAGACGCAGGGCATGGCCGGCGCGCAGGGGAGCGGCTCGGCGGCCGAATGAGTCTGCGGATGCAGGGTGTCCTGCGAAAGGTGAATGCAGCGTTTCAACAACTGCGGCCGGCCCTCCAGACGTCCGGCCAGCTCGGCGCAGGTACGGAACCCGCAGACCCCGCAGTCCAGTCCGGGCAACTCTTTCTCTGTGATCGACACGGACTCTCCTCCCCCATCGTTATATTTCTGACTGCGGCGAAAGGGCGGCGGATACCCCCGCGCGCTCATTCCCCACGGTAGAAAGTCTGGTTTTCCAGCGGCCGGACCACCCCGAAATGCGATTGCCAGCCGACCTCTTTTTTCCCGACACAGATCGTGCAGGTGCCCACCGGCGGGTTGCCGCGCAGCAGCATGCGCTCACCTGCCTCCGGAGCCTCTCCCAGCATTTCCAGCAGCGGATCGATCCCGATCCCGTGCAGGGCGTTCACCTCGCGGATGCGCACCGACGGGGCCACATCCTGGATGCGCGCCCGGAACACCTCGCGCTCGGCCTGGCTCACCCGGTCGATCTTGGTCACCACGGCCACATCGGCCAGCGAGAGCATCGGGCCGACCTTGAGCGGCAGGTTCATCCCGCTGGTGGCCTCCAGCACGATCATCCCCAGGCCCGTGTCCACGTACGGCGAACAGCGCAGGCACAGCCCCGCGGTCTCCACGATCAGGAAATCGGCCTGCTCCCGGCGCGCCCATGCGACCGCGTCCCCCAGCACCATCACGTTGCAGTGGTCCGGGCAGAGCTCGCCGGAGTATACCTTGCGCACCGGGATTCCGAATTCGCGCGCGAACTGCTCGTCCTCCTCGGCGTACTGCACGTCGACCTTCAGAAACACCACCCGAGTTCCCCCGGCGAGCAGACGGCGGACCATGTGCCGCAGGACCGAGGTCTTTCCGGTAGTGGCCGGCCCGGCGCAGATCAGAAGTCGCATGCGAGTCCCTCCAGCATCCCGGCGCTCAGACGCTCGCCGTTGCGCAGGCGCTCACGCAGGCCGCCCAGCATCTCGTCCAGACGGCTCACCCCGGCGGCGCAGCGGCGCTCCGCCTCATCGGTATGCAGCACCTTGCGCATCGAGCCGCCCTGCATCACGATCCGGTAGTCGGACAGCAGGGTGATCCGCGGGTCGTGGGTGACGAAGATGAAAATTTTGCGGTACCCGCGCAACAGCTCCAAGGCCCGGCTGCGGTGGATGCCGGCGTTCTCGACCTCATCCAGCAGGATGATCGGGGTGTTGCAGATCACCGTGGCGTCCGCGATCAGCAGCGCCCGGGTCTGGCCGCCCGACATCTCGGTCATGCGGCACCCCGGACGGACCGGCTCGCCGGTGAGCTGGTTGGCGAAGACGAGCACCTGCTCCACCAGCCGGCTGACCTGTCCCTGCTCGCTGCTGCGGATACGGGCGTGGATGGAGAGGAACTCCTCCACCGGCAGGTCGGACAGGAACGAGGTGTGCTGGGTGATAAGGGCGACCGGGTTGTGGGCCGGGTCGTGGCGGAACCGGGCCGGTGGTGTGCAGCCATCGATCAGGATACGCCGTCCGCTTGGCGTGTTGGCCTCCGCCAGCAGCTCGATGTCGTCGATCAGGGTCGATTTGCCCGATCCGGTCGGCCCGACGATGCTCACCATGTCCCCCATGCGCATCTCGACCCGCTCCACCGGCTCTGGCTGACCGTCTCGGCCGACCCCCCCCAGGATTGTCAAGCTCTCGACCATTATGTTATTTGTCCTATGGAATAAGTCGTATAACCTGGAAAAAATTATTTTACATCCTCCAGGCTGGTTTTTTCGAGCGTTTCCGAGACATAGTCGCGTATCTGGCGGAAAACCTGCACCAGGCTTTGCTCACTCTCGATGGGGGTGGGCTCGTAGAAATACTTGCTCACCGATTCCGTGGGCGCCAGCGCACCGTCGAACAGGCGGATGATCTCGGCCAGCGAGATGTCCCGGGCCGGCAGGGCCAGACGGTAGCCGCCGCCCTGGCCTTTCTGGCTCGCAACGTAGCGGGCGCGCTTGAGGGTCAGGAGCAGTTGCTCCAGGTACTTGACCGGGATTTTCTGCGCCTCGGCGATCGACTCGACCCGGATATAGCTGTCCGAGTTTGCGCGGGCCAGGTGCAACAGCGCCAGCAGGGCGTATTCGCTGCGTGTGGTCAGTTTCATCGCTATTATATGACCTATATGATAGGGTTAATAATATAATAACCGCGGAAACCCGACTGTCAAGTTTTTTCGACCGTCTGCCGTCGATCTGGCGAGTGAAGCCAGGAGTGCAGACTGGATTATTTGCTGGACATTTCAACTTGCAGTTTTTAACTATTACCGAATTGGTCCGGTCCGGGCTGGAATCTTGTTTGTGCCTTCCGGCCATCAGATAATCAAGCCGTTCGGGGCAGAGCGGGCAGGCACGAGCGGCCCTGCGGCAGTCAACGCTTTTACCAGCTCAGGAGGTGCGGCAATGGCATGGATCAACGTTCGGACCGTCCGTGAGTCTCAACCCCATCCCAAGCCCCGCACTTGCCGGGGCGCCGTTGCGGGGATGGTTTTCCCGCTGCTGCTGTTTTTTGCGGCGCTGGGTTTCAGCCCGGCCCCGGCCGCCCAGGGCGACAGCCTGGCCCCCAGGTATCCGCAGCTGCCCAGCGAGATTCCAGCCAGCTTCAAGCCCGTGACCGACAGTTTCGACTATGTCAAGCGTGAGGAGATGATCCCCATGCGCGACGGGGTGAAGCTTCACACGGTGATCGTGGTGCCGCGCGGGGCCAAGGGGGCGCCGATTCTGCTCACCCGCACGCCCTACAAGGCCGACAAGTACCTGAGCGGGCGCTGGAGTCCGCACATGGGCATGCTCCTGGCCGGCGACAACGCCAGTGAACTGATCCTGGAGGACGGGTACATCCGGGTGTTCCAGGACATACGCGGCAAGTACGGCTCCGAGGGCGACTACGTGCTGACCCGCCAGGTGGCCGGCCCGCTGAACCCCACCCCGGTCGACCACGCCACCGACACCTGGGACACGATCGACTGGCTGGTGAAGAACATCCCGGAGTCCAACGGCAAGGTCGGCATCATCGGCACCTCCTACAACGGTTTCCTGTCCCTGATGGGCCTGGTCAACCCGCACCCGGCGCTCAAGGCCGCCGTGCCGATCAACCCGATGGTGGACGGCTGGATCGGGGACGACTGGTTCCATTACGGCGCATTCCGCTTGGTCAGCCTGCCCTATATCTACAGCCAGGAGAGCACCCGCGGCTCCGATTTCGGCTGGTGGCCGGTCCATTCCGATGAATACGAGGAATGCCTGCTGGCCGGCTCTGCGGCCGCTCTGGGCCATAGCCGCGGCCTGGAGCAGTCAGGGTTCTGGCGCAAAATACTGGAGCACCCGGACTACGACTCTTTCTGGCGCGACCAGGCCATGGACAGGATCCTGGCGGCCCAGCCGCTCAAGGTGCCGGTGATGCTGGTCCACGGGCTCTGGGACCAGGAGGACATCTACGGTGCGCCCGCGGTCTACCGGGCCCTGGAGCCGAAAGATACGGCCAACGACATGGTGTACATGGTGCTCGGCCCCTGGTCGCACGGCCAGGCCAGCCGGGACGGGAACAGCCTGGGAGCGGTGCGTTTCAATTTCGACACCGCCCTCTATTTCCGTCAGAACATTCTGCGCCCGTTCCTGGCCCAGCACCTGCTCGACCGCGCCCCGGCGCAGAAAGTCCCGCCCGTGGCCGCATTCGAGACCGGAACCAACCGCTGGCTGAGCCTGGAATCCTGGCCCGCCGCCGGTGACAGGGACAAGAGCATCCAGCCCGCGCCGCTCTACCTCAAGGCCGGGCTGAAACTGGATTTCAGCGCCCCCAAAGCTGGGGATGCGGAGTACGAGGAGTATGTCTCCGACCCGGCCAAGCCCGTGCCCTACCGCGCCCGCCCGATCCCAGCGGCCGGTTACGACGAGGAGCGCGGCTGGTCACACTGGCTGACCGACGACCAGCGCGAGGCCTCGAGCCGCCCGGATGTGCTGGCTTTTGTCTCGGAGGTCCTGACCGGGCCGGTCAAGATCAGCGGCACGCCGGAGGTCAACCTGGTGGCCTCCACCAGCGGCACGGATTCGGACTGGGTGATCAAGCTGATCGATGTCTACCCGGATGAGGTGTTCAACCAGCCCGAGATGGGCGGGTTCCAGTTGATGGTCTCGGCCGACATCTTCCGTGGACGCTACCGCGAGAGTTTCGAGAATCCCAAGGCCCTGGCCGCCGGCAAGCCGCTGGCCTACACTTTCAGCCTGCCCAACGCCAACCACGTGTTCCTGCCCGGCCACCGGATCATGGTGCAGGTGCAGTCCACCTGGTTCCCGCTCTACGACCGTAACCCGCAGAGTTTTGTCCCCAACATTTTCCAGGCCCGGCCCGCGGATTTCCAGAAGGCCGTGCAGAGAGTCTATCACAGCCCGGCCCAGGCCAGTTTCATCCGCCTGCCGCTGGTCAAGGACATGTAATTCAGGATAGAGCGGAAGAAAAGAAAGCCGCCGGGAGAGAGATCTCTCCGGCGGCTTTCTGCTTTTACGACGCGGGAGGATGTCGAGCGCGGTCGGCCGGCTGTTGGGCCGGATTGTGTCCGGAGCCGGGTCTGCGGACCGAAAGAGATGAAGCGGGAGGATGGGACTCAGGCCAGCTTGAGGATGGACATGCTCTTGACCAGCTCACGGCGGATTTCGGTCAGGCAATCGGTGATATTGGCATCGATGAAATCGGTGTATCGCTCGAGGACCTCACGCCCGGGTTCCGGGATGCGGTTATCGCCCGGACAGCCTATGCCCAGCGCCCGGGTGAAGATATCCGCCATATGCACGAAGGCTGTCATTTCGAAATCGACCTTGGAGGTCAGGGTCGAGGGGTTGTGATGCAGGCCGATAGCCTCCTGGAGCCCGATCGGAAGGTTCCACTGGTGCACCAGCCACATGCCAGCCTCGGCGTGCGTGAACCCGTACACCCGTTTCTCGGCTTCGGCAATAAGGATATCCTCCGTCATACACAGATCGATCACCCGGATGAACATTTCGGGTGTGTAGATGTCGAGCAGCACCTTGCCGATATCGTGCAGCAGCCCGGCGAGGAACAGGTCGCTGTGTCCCGTGTATCCCGCCATCCGGCCGACCACTCCGCTGGCCACCGCCACACCCAGGGAATGCTCCCAGAACTTACAGCGGTCGAAGATGCCGGATTCACCCTTGCGGGTCAGGCTTTCGAACACGGCGATGGAAAGAGCGATGTCCCGGACCGCGTTGAAGCCGAGAGCTACGATCGCGCTGTTGATATCGGTGATTTCTCGATTGAACCCGTAATGGGCCGAGTTGACCGTGCGGAGGACTTTCGAGGTGATGGACAGGTCGGAGGATATTATCCGTCCGATTTCCTTGGCGTTGACTCGCGGATCAGCGGTCTTGCGAGTTATTTCTGCCACTATCACCGGAAGGGTTGGGAGCTGTCTGACTCGTGAAACCAGAAGGTGCAGGTTCAATCTTCAAGTCCGTTTCCGGCAGAGGGGGCCTCTATTCAACACTTGGCAACAGTTCTTTGAATGCCGACAACATTTATCTGCAGACTTTGCAGCGCCGCGTCCCTGATTTTCATCATCACCGGATTGTGCTCGTAGCCAGCGAAACGGCGGCTCAGCTCCGTGGCAACCCGGTCCGGGGCCGTACCGCCGTTGTTCCCGGCATTGGACTGCGTTTTCTCTTTTTCGGACAGTTGGGTCTTGCGGACCTCGATCCAAGTGACTCCCGCCATGTGTATCTTGCGCAGAAGGCTGTTGCTCAGCGGCGTCCCGCCCTCCACGACAACGGCCCCGTTCCTGTCCAATGCCGGAGCGGCCAGGAACATGCCCTCACGCGTGTAGCCGAGGTCCATTTTCACCGCATGGCCGTCATCGAACAGTTTCTGGAGCGCCCTGGCCAGAAGGGTGGTGCTCATCAGGTTTTTGCCTTTCCACATCTGGCAGGTCATGTCCAGGAGCCCGGCCAGCCGATCCAGATTCTCACGGGACTGGATTTCCAGCGGGCACTCGCCGATACTCTGGCAAGACAGTAGGCTGAGAACTGCGTTGCGCGCGGCGGTCAGGGACACGCGTGTCGCATATCCCGAAAAAGGCAGCAGTTTCTCCAGGGCACGCAGGTCGCCGGTATCGGCCAGGGCGCGGATGGCCCGTATCCGGTCGAGCTCGGAAAACTGGGCCGTGGCGGCTGCGCCGTTATTGTTTCCTGTGAAGTCCATGCCAGTCGGCTTTCCCTGTATGTGTCCCGGAAGAGGTGTTTTGAATCCAGGCCGTGGATTGACTTGGCGCTCTTACAGGGGAATCACTTGCTATGTCTACTGATTTCAGTAAATAAGCAATGTAAAATTAAAAATATAAAGTGCAAGGATATTTCGACCCCCGAAGTGGATTTGTTTTTATAAGGATTTGTTTCTTGACATTATTCGGATTATTTTTGATCCGACAGACCGGAAGAAAAGGATTGGATGTTCCACGCGATGGCATTTCTTTGTTTAGTTTGCAGTTGCGAGGCTATTCCGCATCCCGATGTTGTTTCGGCTCGCAACCGTTTTGCGCCATGCTGATTGACTGCCGTTATTCCAGCCGGAACGGCCCGGGCCAAACCCGGGCCGTTCCGGGAAAGTCTGTCACTGCCGGACCATTTCCCGGTCAGAGCAGGACTATCACTCCGCCGTGGCTGTTGTTGTACGCATCGCACAGGTCTTTCAGCCTCAGGATTACCGAGTGCCGTCCAAAATCCTTGATGACTGTCTTATCTATCTTGTGGTCGGCATCGCCTTACGATTGGCTGTAAAGTCCTGAGCCACTCCGAGAAAGCCGGTTATCTCACACTGTTCGTTCCTGACCGCGGTGACAATGAGATTCACCGTCAGACGCCCGCCGTCCTTCCTGACATAGGTCCATTCCCTCTCCTCGAAATTTCCTGATTTTGTCCGCTCGACGAACACGTCGAACCCCCGCACCTCGTAGCCGGGCTCCACGCTCAGCTGCCGGCCACGCTCAACCACCTCGGACTCGAGATGGACAAGGGCCGGGGACTGTTTTCCGATCATCTCCGCGGCGGTATAGCCCAGCATCCTTTCCGCTCCGCTGTTGAGCACCTGGATGATCCCGTCGGGATCGGTCGTTATGATTGAGACCTGCGTCGCGGCGTTCTGGACACTCTCGAGACGTTTCTCACTTTCCCTGAGCGCGGTTTCGGCTTTCTTCCGGTCTGCGATGTTCCTTCCGGCCAGGAACAGGTATTCTTGGCCTTCGAAGACCATATGCGTTGCCGTGACCTCCACCGGAAACACTGCACCGTCTTTACTGCGGTGCGAGGTTTCGCAGGAAGAAAACCCGCTGGATTTGACTTTTTCCCACAGGCTATCCCATTCATCGGGCTTTATTTCCGGATTGATCTCGAAAACGCTCTTTGCCAGCAGTTCCGTCCGGCTGTAGCCGGTTGCCTCGCAGATGGCGTTGTTCACGTAGACATGCCTGGCCTGACGGTCGACCCGGCGGATGAAGTCCGCGGAATTGTTTAGCGCGAACCCGGCCAGCTTGAGCTGGCGTTCCGACTGGCTGCGTTTTCGGAGTGACAGGGCGAGCAGAGTGAACACTGCGGCGAGAAGGCAGAAAACCATCCCGAAATATACCCTGAATTTATGCCGGATAAGAATGATCCCCGACAGTTCCGTCAGGGGGGGAACTATCGAGACCAGTTTCCACTCGTAATCCGAATAATGGCTTT is a window of bacterium DNA encoding:
- a CDS encoding Fe-S cluster protein, whose amino-acid sequence is MSITEKELPGLDCGVCGFRTCAELAGRLEGRPQLLKRCIHLSQDTLHPQTHSAAEPLPCAPAMPCVCSGQSTETAQPWRDSLGREFDFYLEHFPEDPGPREIILPHNPMLTRELEIREGDLLIGRPLGMSCGCPVTHCGVALNVDTRTGVILWCVTGPLQPRQQGCKDLGYYSAEGYEGLISQARCEVRIGMRYFFQPRRCMLQWRHSGLVNYLNRTPDGLQVRLEGLWIG
- a CDS encoding cobalamin biosynthesis protein produces the protein MRLLICAGPATTGKTSVLRHMVRRLLAGGTRVVFLKVDVQYAEEDEQFAREFGIPVRKVYSGELCPDHCNVMVLGDAVAWARREQADFLIVETAGLCLRCSPYVDTGLGMIVLEATSGMNLPLKVGPMLSLADVAVVTKIDRVSQAEREVFRARIQDVAPSVRIREVNALHGIGIDPLLEMLGEAPEAGERMLLRGNPPVGTCTICVGKKEVGWQSHFGVVRPLENQTFYRGE
- a CDS encoding ATP-binding cassette domain-containing protein, translated to MVESLTILGGVGRDGQPEPVERVEMRMGDMVSIVGPTGSGKSTLIDDIELLAEANTPSGRRILIDGCTPPARFRHDPAHNPVALITQHTSFLSDLPVEEFLSIHARIRSSEQGQVSRLVEQVLVFANQLTGEPVRPGCRMTEMSGGQTRALLIADATVICNTPIILLDEVENAGIHRSRALELLRGYRKIFIFVTHDPRITLLSDYRIVMQGGSMRKVLHTDEAERRCAAGVSRLDEMLGGLRERLRNGERLSAGMLEGLACDF
- a CDS encoding Rrf2 family transcriptional regulator, whose protein sequence is MKLTTRSEYALLALLHLARANSDSYIRVESIAEAQKIPVKYLEQLLLTLKRARYVASQKGQGGGYRLALPARDISLAEIIRLFDGALAPTESVSKYFYEPTPIESEQSLVQVFRQIRDYVSETLEKTSLEDVK
- a CDS encoding CocE/NonD family hydrolase translates to MVFPLLLFFAALGFSPAPAAQGDSLAPRYPQLPSEIPASFKPVTDSFDYVKREEMIPMRDGVKLHTVIVVPRGAKGAPILLTRTPYKADKYLSGRWSPHMGMLLAGDNASELILEDGYIRVFQDIRGKYGSEGDYVLTRQVAGPLNPTPVDHATDTWDTIDWLVKNIPESNGKVGIIGTSYNGFLSLMGLVNPHPALKAAVPINPMVDGWIGDDWFHYGAFRLVSLPYIYSQESTRGSDFGWWPVHSDEYEECLLAGSAAALGHSRGLEQSGFWRKILEHPDYDSFWRDQAMDRILAAQPLKVPVMLVHGLWDQEDIYGAPAVYRALEPKDTANDMVYMVLGPWSHGQASRDGNSLGAVRFNFDTALYFRQNILRPFLAQHLLDRAPAQKVPPVAAFETGTNRWLSLESWPAAGDRDKSIQPAPLYLKAGLKLDFSAPKAGDAEYEEYVSDPAKPVPYRARPIPAAGYDEERGWSHWLTDDQREASSRPDVLAFVSEVLTGPVKISGTPEVNLVASTSGTDSDWVIKLIDVYPDEVFNQPEMGGFQLMVSADIFRGRYRESFENPKALAAGKPLAYTFSLPNANHVFLPGHRIMVQVQSTWFPLYDRNPQSFVPNIFQARPADFQKAVQRVYHSPAQASFIRLPLVKDM
- a CDS encoding HDOD domain-containing protein, translating into MIVAEITRKTADPRVNAKEIGRIISSDLSITSKVLRTVNSAHYGFNREITDINSAIVALGFNAVRDIALSIAVFESLTRKGESGIFDRCKFWEHSLGVAVASGVVGRMAGYTGHSDLFLAGLLHDIGKVLLDIYTPEMFIRVIDLCMTEDILIAEAEKRVYGFTHAEAGMWLVHQWNLPIGLQEAIGLHHNPSTLTSKVDFEMTAFVHMADIFTRALGIGCPGDNRIPEPGREVLERYTDFIDANITDCLTEIRRELVKSMSILKLA
- a CDS encoding PAS domain S-box protein, with product MADEFLFFSQAKDYYDQIRYIDSSGMEIIRIDRASANPRIIPTDQLQNKSDRYYFKETMELDRNGLFASPLDLNVENGVVEEPHKPMIRFCRPVFDSTGIRQGMVVLNFKAAKILDTIDTTRFMLLNSDGFYPTDGPQGAQWGFMLPHGRSLALENPSLWSICGSHDRGQTVHRDSLVTFIAVKSFVAAIADLNRSNDARAARKSESHYSDYEWKLVSIVPPLTELSGIILIRHKFRVYFGMVFCLLAAVFTLLALSLRKRSQSERQLKLAGFALNNSADFIRRVDRQARHVYVNNAICEATGYSRTELLAKSVFEINPEIKPDEWDSLWEKVKSSGFSSCETSHRSKDGAVFPVEVTATHMVFEGQEYLFLAGRNIADRKKAETALRESEKRLESVQNAATQVSIITTDPDGIIQVLNSGAERMLGYTAAEMIGKQSPALVHLESEVVERGRQLSVEPGYEVRGFDVFVERTKSGNFEEREWTYVRKDGGRLTVNLIVTAVRNEQCEITGFLGVAQDFTANRKAMPTTR